Part of the Oncorhynchus tshawytscha isolate Ot180627B linkage group LG07, Otsh_v2.0, whole genome shotgun sequence genome, CAATAATCTGTTTTGATCTCAGTTGCCCACAGTATGTATAGCTGTTCAATTTTACAATAACGCTTAACATACCTGCTTCGGCTGCGGCTGAAGCTCCTCCTTCGTGGAgatctggtggtggtggttggagggGGGGTGACAGGGTGTCAAAAGCAGAGCACAATACATTGGTGACCCATTGATACCAAACCCATCCGACCCACAAATTACCTGTACTCCCTTGAAGTAAACCCTACGGTTCCCACTGAAAACTGACCCTCAGTGGGCACAAAGTTATAGGCTACACCCCTCCTAAGGGATGAGAATGGGTGACCTCTGATAAGGCATTTGTAATCCGAAATTCAGTCATCACCTCCCCTAAAAGGTCATGGTTAGTTAATACTGCCAGCTGAGAGAATGGCAAAAAAGTGCATTTATACCAAATGGGGAGGGGTAAGAAAATGAAGGGCTGTAACATAACTAATGGTAAAACATTGGGTTTTAACATTGGCCTCTTAAAGCTGCAGTAAAATCAAGGTTACATATTATGCACAACCACAAAGTACACACAAGATAGGGCCACTGCGACCTAAACCAGGGAGGGACCTACACTTTGGAAGGGGAAGCACTGATCAGAATAGCTCCTTTGAACATTTAGAAAGTCACAATTTAATAATTCACATCTCAAAATGTCAGGGTCCTAGACTCACTGGATGCAGAGCCATGCCCCAACGGATTACAGTAATGAGTGAGAAATACCAACGCTATTTGATTCAAATAAGgagaacctttttttttttttttaaagcagcttTCTCTTCACTTTTAAATTTGTAATCAGCAGTGTACTGTATGAAGCAGGAAAAACTTACTAGTCTTTTGGTTTTCAACAAGCTAGAAATGACGAAGGGGAGGCAGACTGTCGGCCGGGTAGGCAGATTTGGCTGAAAAGGACTGGCCAGATGCTGCGAGGTGATTAGTTGGCTGGCGGATGGGGGCTGGCTGTGGATTTTTCCTGCTTTTATTGGTTAGCCGAAGGCTGTTGCTGGTAGGTTGTAGTAGTGTAGACATTTGGGGACGTAAAACGCTGATTGGTCGGGAATGTGAGGTGGGCCGCTGCCGATTTGGTTAAGGTTGGAGGAGGAGGCTGAGAACTGCATGCGCAGGAACCAATGGGCTGGTGCAACCTGACGACTGGCCATGCCTGGGTCATGTGACACGACACCAGCCAAGCTGATTGGTGCACGCTGGTCAGAGGTCACATGCTGCTGAAAGAGGACTAGTTGACTGACTCAGAGGGTGGTGAGAAGAGGCATGGTGATGACTCTGTAACGGGGGTTCATTTTTATTAATATAAATGGTAAATAAAAAGGCAACCTCAATTTGTAACAAAAACAACCAATCTAGCATCATTAGGCTTCCCTCCCACCCCACCGGGATCATAGATAAGTACTGCTTTGTAATACGAATCACCTACTTAAAAAGCTAGCTGCAATTTTTTACACTTTGTCAAATCTTAAAATAATCTTGCATGTGCACGCACACGGTATAGAACAGTTCCAAAACACATTCAGTGCTTTAGGCAACAGTGAAAAGCTTGCAATCCAAATTTAGAGAAAATGTGGCAGCAGTAAATGCACCTAACTTGGCATAAAAAGCAGCACACTTCATTTCACACTGTACCACCCCCTGGATCTAAAGTTCCCTGGAACTCGTTAAATTGATCAATGATAATGAAGATGAAAACAGCACGTTTTCAGCACCACATCACAGTAACCACTGTAGACTACCATGGAAGCAAGGGTTATCAAACAGTCAGAGCTGAACTATCAACATGGTGCAGAGAAACAGGAGACGCATTTTGGAAAGATAcaggaacaaacaaaaaaagtttaAACAGGAAAAGGGGAAGGAAGGGATTTGTAGTCTGTTGGGCATTGCTATCATAAAGCCCTGTACGGGAGACGGGTTACCTGCGCCTGGCGGGCGGGCTACCACGACGCCCGCGATGGTCATCTCGAGGACGTCTGCTCCATGAGGGAGGAGGACCCCGGTTGCGGGTGCGTTTCTCACCATTGGACAGCTCCACTCGCACACGAGAACCACTTAGTGTCCTGTGCAGATCAATAAGGATGTTACCATGGGTATACTGTTTAACGGTCACCAAAACATTATGGTATACATGGACTTGTTTCGCCACCTGTCGGGTAGTTAAATGGAGGCCAGTGGCAACTGAAATTAATATGTAATCCTTCCAAATATCAGAGTAAGTGCATTGCTTGGAAACAAGGATCTCCAAGCAAACTAGGCTCCGTCATATAGTTATCTTATAAAGTGAAAAGCACACAGAGAAAATGTGCGTTCATATAGCAAAAACAGAAATGCTACTTCAAACAGTTCTGGAATGCCTCTAATTTCTTTGGTCAAACAGTAAATCTGTGAAGTATATTGGCATGCAAGGAACAAAAACTTTAGTGATGGCCTCATTTCAACAGTCCTCAATTTCCTGATTCTATCATTcagttattttttttataccaGAAACTTGTTCTTAGGCTTTACCTTCCATCAAGCTCCCTCACTGCGTCTGTTGCGTCCCTTGGATCTTCAAATTCCACAAAAGCAAAGCCCGGGGGGTTCCTTGCTACCCAGACACTGCGAAGTGGCCCATAATAGCCAAAGGACCTCTCCAACTCTGTCTTGTTGCCATTATTTCCCAGGTTTCCCACATAGACCTTGCAGTCAAGAGGGCAATCTCGGTGCATGGCTGGATCTGTAAAAATATTAAGCAAAATGAATAGAATTCATCAGGTTCCACTCACTCTTTGGTATTAGAGTTGATGGTTCACAGTATCTGACTAGTTTTGTTTCTAGGAATCATGCTTCAAAAGGCATCAGAATGGCCAATGTACAAAGTgaactatatatttatatatatgaaCCAGAAAAGCTACATCAAGCAgttctggaacacacacacacaactctaatTATTTGAAATTCTTGTGTCAAACAGTCAATCTGTCAAGTGTATTGGCATGCAAGGAACGAAAACTTTTGTAATTACCTGCCATTTCAACAGGTCTCAATTTTCAAAACAAAAACTGATACTCCGCAAACGTGAATGAGAAACTGAAAGAAGAATTGTCCATTTAGATTTTCACGTAGTACACATTTTCCACACAATTTATATTCAAGTAAGACTGTACTATAGTCTATGTTCATAACACGCAGATTTACAAATTTCCCTACACATACAATGTACAAAGCCACATTCAAACAGCCAGGTGTGTTTATAACACGCAATCAGATTTTTTGCGTCGTTCTGGCTGAATTTGAGGTAGGCAACAAAGTGCCAGACATTAATACAGGGCATAAAGCAAGTGGTGTGGAAATGCATAGCACATGGAAATGCATTGCGGTAATTCTTCTAATATATAATTGCCGTGAAAGATTAACAGGTTCTGCCATTACAGCTACAAAGTAAGTAATACGTTTGTTAGAACAAGCTTGTTTTCTGATCCAACGTTGGTCAAAATCGCCCACATCCCCTTTGCATCGTTCACTAAGGTTACTAACTACCTGCCCGTATGTAGTTATGCAAAATGGCAGAAGCCCGGGCTGGGGCCTTGACGAGATAGAACCCTCACGACATTTGCTTGGCTTGCTCCCTCCTAGTTCACTTTTTTGTTTACGTGCCACGGGCTACGTGTGAGGCCAGAGTATAGCTGCAAATTCACTTAAACATTTGTCAATACAATTACATGATGTAGTACCGTTGGTTGAACCATTTCAGTTAACTTCACTAACTAACTGCGAAAATACTGAAAATGGATAACGTTATCAGCTAGCTCTTCGGTgggctaactaacgttagctagatagtaTAAATGAAAGAGTCAgtaaatataaaataaacatgAATTGGAAAATGAAATACATATCACACTTTGCATTATTTAGGTATGTGTTATTTACCGTATTGTAAAACCAACACTAATATTCGATCCGTTTGCAGTCTTCCGTCGAAACCCCTGTCTATAGCTGCGACATGAGCTGCTAGCTATAATAAAATGGAGACCGGAAATCTTCTTCTGTGggttttatatggcggttggcaaccaactttaagctgcattaccgccaccaactggactggagtgtggaccagagacagtgaaggTCGAAATCTTACCCAACATTCTCATCTCCCTAAGGAAACGAAATATATAATTAAATACTACATCCCCTGAAGATTTCCCCAGCAGTTCACTTAATCCTGGCTGTTCAACCTCATTGCTCCTCAAATCTAATAACAATCACTCCCTTTCCTCCCATATTTCTGGTACTGAAATAGAACAtgtccgagctggtcacgggtgcacctcagccacgttcaaggtactaaacagtatcataactgccatcgataaaagacagtactgtgcagccgtcttcatcgacctggccaaggctttcgactctgtcaatcaccgtattcttattggcagactcaatagccttgttttctcaaattactgcctcgcctggttcaccaactacttctcagatagagttcagtgtgtcaaatcggagggcctgttgtccggacatctggcggtctctatgggggtaccacagggttaaattctcgggccgactcttttctctgtatatatcaatgatgtcgctcttgatgCTGTTGATtcactgatccacctctacgcagacgacaccattctgtaggtcgcaattgtaaatgagaacttgttctcaacttgcctacctggttaaataaaggtgaaataaaaaaattaaataaaaaatactggtgtgcaaaagggcagaaaagtaaataaaaacaatatggggatgaggtaggtagattgggtaggctatttacagatggactatgtacagctgcagcgatcggtaagctactcagatagctgatgtttaaagttagtgagggaatataagtctccagcttcagcgatttttgcaattcgttccagtcactggcaggagagaactggaaggaaaggcggccaaagtgttggctttggggatgaccagtgagatactgtacccgctggagcgcgtgctatgggtgggtgttgttatcgtgaccagtgaactgaggtGGAGCTTTAcatagcatagacttatagataacctggagcca contains:
- the LOC112254566 gene encoding serine/arginine-rich splicing factor 3 isoform X2, with the translated sequence MHRDCPLDCKVYVGNLGNNGNKTELERSFGYYGPLRSVWVARNPPGFAFVEFEDPRDATDAVRELDGRTLSGSRVRVELSNGEKRTRNRGPPPSWSRRPRDDHRGRRGSPPARRRSPRRRSFSRSRSRSLSRDRKRERSLSRDRNHKPSRSFSHSRSRSRSTERK
- the LOC112254566 gene encoding serine/arginine-rich splicing factor 3 isoform X1, with amino-acid sequence MADPAMHRDCPLDCKVYVGNLGNNGNKTELERSFGYYGPLRSVWVARNPPGFAFVEFEDPRDATDAVRELDGRTLSGSRVRVELSNGEKRTRNRGPPPSWSRRPRDDHRGRRGSPPARRRSPRRRSFSRSRSRSLSRDRKRERSLSRDRNHKPSRSFSHSRSRSRSTERK